A genomic stretch from Carbonactinospora thermoautotrophica includes:
- a CDS encoding helix-turn-helix domain-containing protein, whose amino-acid sequence MTLLAIESVEPDKDDISTADAALDHVRAYLARHPEGREKVRLVVEEDGEELVVPRGAVELLARILAYMAAGHGVSVVPTHAELTTQQAADLLNVSRPYLIGLLEAGEIEYRMVGKHRRVRAASLLDYMRRDDQWRREAADELSALTRP is encoded by the coding sequence ATGACGCTATTGGCTATCGAGTCCGTCGAGCCGGACAAGGATGACATCTCGACGGCTGACGCGGCCCTGGACCATGTTCGCGCCTACCTCGCACGACACCCGGAGGGGCGGGAGAAGGTTCGGCTCGTGGTCGAGGAGGACGGGGAAGAGCTGGTGGTGCCGCGTGGCGCCGTCGAACTGCTCGCGCGGATCCTCGCCTACATGGCGGCCGGGCACGGCGTCTCCGTGGTGCCGACTCACGCCGAGCTGACCACCCAGCAGGCCGCTGACCTGCTCAACGTTTCGCGCCCATACCTCATCGGCCTTCTCGAGGCGGGTGAGATCGAGTATCGAATGGTCGGCAAGCACCGACGCGTGCGAGCTGCTTCGCTGCTGGACTATATGCGCCGGGACGATCAGTGGCGTCGGGAGGCGGCTGACGAGCTGTCAGCGCTCACGAGGCCGTAG
- the sucD gene encoding succinate--CoA ligase subunit alpha, with product MAIFLTKDSKVIVQGMTGSEGSKHTRRMLAAGTNIVGGVNPRKAGQSVEFDGISVPVFGTVKEAMEATDADVTVIFVPPKFAKDAVTEAIDAEIGLAVVITEGIPVHDTATFWAYAVSKGNKTRIIGPNCPGLITPGQSNAGIIPADITKPGRIGLVSKSGTLTYQMMYELRDIGFSTCVGIGGDPVIGTTHIDCLQAFQDDPDTDAIVMIGEIGGDAEERAAAYIAEHITKPVVGYVAGFTAPEGKTMGHAGAIVSGSSGTAQAKKEALEAVGVKVGKTPSETARLMREIMTKG from the coding sequence ATGGCTATCTTCCTCACCAAGGACAGCAAGGTCATCGTCCAGGGCATGACCGGCTCCGAGGGCAGCAAGCACACCCGCCGCATGCTGGCCGCGGGCACCAACATCGTGGGCGGCGTGAACCCGCGCAAGGCCGGCCAGAGCGTCGAGTTCGACGGCATCTCGGTGCCGGTGTTCGGCACCGTCAAGGAGGCCATGGAGGCCACCGACGCGGACGTGACCGTGATCTTCGTGCCGCCGAAGTTCGCCAAGGACGCCGTCACGGAGGCGATCGACGCCGAGATCGGGCTCGCGGTCGTCATCACCGAGGGCATCCCGGTGCACGACACGGCCACCTTCTGGGCGTACGCCGTCAGCAAGGGCAACAAGACCCGCATCATCGGCCCGAACTGCCCCGGCCTGATCACCCCGGGCCAGTCCAACGCCGGCATCATCCCGGCCGACATCACCAAGCCCGGCCGGATCGGTCTGGTGTCCAAGTCGGGCACGCTGACCTACCAGATGATGTACGAGCTGCGCGACATCGGCTTCTCCACCTGTGTGGGCATCGGCGGCGACCCGGTGATCGGCACCACGCACATCGACTGCCTCCAGGCGTTCCAGGATGACCCGGACACCGACGCGATCGTGATGATCGGCGAGATCGGCGGCGACGCCGAGGAACGGGCCGCGGCCTACATCGCCGAGCACATCACCAAGCCGGTCGTCGGCTACGTCGCCGGCTTCACCGCGCCAGAGGGCAAGACCATGGGGCATGCGGGTGCGATCGTGTCCGGCTCGTCCGGCACCGCCCAGGCCAAGAAGGAGGCTCTGGAGGCTGTCGGCGTCAAGGTCGGCAAGACCCCGTCCGAGACCGCCCGCCTCATGCGGGAGATCATGACCAAGGGCTGA
- the pcrA gene encoding DNA helicase PcrA — MSTLFDDLPLPGFGEDPSRAPAAADHRADHSAGYDEPRAHRPGQVDPERLLEGLNPQQRAAVLHEGSPLLIVAGAGSGKTRVLTHRIAYLLAARGVQPGQILAITFTNKAAGEMKERVEALVGPRAKAMWVSTFHSACVRILRREAKKLGFTSTFSIYDQTDAQRLMTLVCRDLDLDPKRYPPRSFSVQVSNLKNELVDEETFAARANTHLERTLAEAYRLYQRRLREANALDFDDLIMTTVNLLQAFPDVAEHYRRRFRHVLVDEYQDTNHAQYVLIRELVGGEHTAGKRTVDGDLVRPGAEALAHVPPAELCVVGDADQSIYAFRGATIRNILQFEEDFPNATTILLEQNYRSTRTILTAANAVISRNRNRKPKNLWSEAGDGPRIVGYVADNEHDEAAFVADEVDRLTDEGICKPGDVAVFYRTNAQSRVFEEVFIRVGLPYKVVGGVRFYERKEVRDALAYLRVLANPEDTVSLRRILNVPKRGIGERAEACVEALAQRERISFGQALARCEEAYGISTRSLNAIRAFNELMGELRTVVESGAGPATVLEAVLERTGYLAELQNSTDPQDQTRVENLQELAAVALEFEQANPEGTLADFLEQVSLVADSDEIPDAAGDGGVVTLMTLHTAKGLEFPVVFLTGLEDGVFPHLRSLGDTQQLEEERRLAYVGITRARERLYLSRAMVRSAWGAPQYNPASRFLEEIPPELVEWRRGEAASESQAAPGAAGPAATARTPGNREVPALSPGDRVTHEKFGLGRVVSTEGAGERATATIDFGSAGVKRLLLRYAPVEKL; from the coding sequence GTGTCCACGCTCTTCGACGATCTGCCGCTGCCCGGGTTCGGCGAGGACCCGTCCCGTGCACCCGCCGCTGCCGACCACCGAGCCGACCACAGCGCCGGGTACGACGAACCGCGGGCCCACCGGCCCGGCCAGGTCGACCCGGAGCGGCTGCTCGAGGGGCTGAACCCGCAGCAGCGCGCCGCCGTCCTGCACGAGGGGTCGCCGCTGCTCATCGTGGCGGGCGCCGGGTCGGGCAAGACCCGGGTGCTCACGCACCGGATCGCGTACCTGCTGGCCGCGCGCGGCGTGCAGCCGGGCCAGATCCTGGCGATCACGTTCACCAACAAGGCCGCCGGCGAGATGAAAGAGCGCGTCGAGGCCCTGGTCGGTCCGCGCGCCAAGGCGATGTGGGTGAGCACGTTCCACTCGGCCTGCGTGCGCATCCTGCGCCGGGAGGCCAAGAAGCTCGGCTTCACCTCGACGTTCTCGATCTACGACCAGACCGACGCTCAGCGGCTGATGACCCTGGTCTGCCGCGACTTGGACCTGGACCCCAAGCGGTACCCGCCCCGGTCGTTCTCCGTCCAGGTCTCCAACCTCAAGAACGAGCTGGTCGACGAGGAGACCTTCGCGGCCAGGGCGAACACGCACCTGGAGCGGACGCTCGCCGAGGCGTACCGGCTGTACCAGCGGCGCCTGCGCGAGGCGAACGCGCTGGACTTCGACGACCTGATCATGACCACGGTCAACCTGCTCCAGGCGTTCCCCGACGTGGCCGAGCACTACCGGCGCCGCTTCCGGCACGTGCTGGTGGACGAGTACCAGGACACCAACCACGCCCAGTACGTGCTGATCCGCGAGCTGGTCGGCGGCGAGCACACGGCTGGCAAGCGGACCGTGGACGGTGACCTGGTGCGGCCCGGCGCGGAGGCGCTGGCGCACGTGCCGCCGGCCGAGCTGTGCGTCGTGGGCGACGCGGACCAGTCGATCTACGCGTTCCGGGGCGCGACGATCCGCAACATCCTCCAGTTCGAGGAGGACTTCCCGAACGCCACCACGATCCTGCTGGAGCAGAACTACCGCTCCACCCGGACGATCCTCACCGCCGCCAACGCGGTCATCTCCCGCAACCGCAACCGCAAGCCGAAGAACCTGTGGTCCGAGGCCGGGGACGGCCCGAGGATCGTGGGGTACGTCGCGGACAACGAGCACGACGAGGCCGCGTTCGTCGCGGACGAGGTGGACCGGCTCACCGACGAGGGGATCTGCAAGCCGGGCGACGTCGCGGTGTTCTACCGGACCAACGCGCAGTCCCGGGTGTTCGAGGAGGTCTTCATCCGGGTCGGCCTGCCGTACAAGGTCGTCGGCGGCGTGCGGTTCTACGAGCGCAAGGAGGTGCGCGACGCGCTCGCGTACCTGCGCGTGCTCGCGAATCCCGAGGACACGGTCTCGCTGCGGCGCATCCTCAACGTGCCCAAGCGCGGCATCGGAGAGCGGGCCGAGGCGTGCGTCGAAGCGCTGGCACAGCGCGAGCGCATCTCCTTCGGCCAGGCCCTGGCCCGCTGCGAGGAGGCGTACGGGATCTCGACCCGCTCGCTGAACGCGATCCGGGCGTTCAACGAGCTGATGGGCGAGCTGCGCACCGTGGTGGAGTCCGGCGCCGGCCCGGCCACCGTGCTGGAGGCGGTGCTGGAGCGCACCGGGTACCTGGCGGAGCTGCAGAACTCCACCGACCCGCAGGACCAGACCCGGGTGGAGAACCTCCAGGAGCTGGCCGCGGTCGCGCTGGAGTTCGAGCAGGCCAACCCGGAGGGCACCCTCGCGGACTTCCTGGAACAGGTCTCGCTGGTCGCCGACTCCGACGAGATCCCCGACGCCGCGGGCGACGGCGGCGTGGTCACGCTGATGACCCTGCACACCGCCAAGGGCCTGGAGTTCCCGGTGGTGTTCCTCACCGGCCTGGAGGACGGGGTCTTCCCCCACCTGCGCTCGCTCGGCGACACCCAGCAGCTGGAGGAGGAGCGGCGGCTGGCGTACGTGGGCATCACCCGCGCCCGCGAGCGGCTGTACCTCAGCCGGGCCATGGTCCGCAGCGCCTGGGGCGCGCCGCAGTACAACCCCGCGTCGCGGTTTTTGGAGGAGATCCCGCCGGAGCTGGTCGAGTGGCGGCGAGGGGAAGCGGCATCCGAGTCCCAGGCGGCGCCCGGCGCGGCCGGGCCGGCGGCGACCGCGAGGACGCCGGGCAACCGGGAGGTCCCGGCGCTGTCCCCCGGCGACCGGGTCACCCACGAGAAGTTCGGGCTCGGCCGGGTGGTGTCCACCGAGGGCGCCGGCGAGCGGGCGACCGCGACGATCGACTTCGGCTCCGCCGGGGTGAAGCGCCTGCTGCTGCGATACGCGCCGGTCGAGAAGCTTTAG
- a CDS encoding RNA-guided endonuclease InsQ/TnpB family protein has translation MLTGRRYLLAVTPEQEEFAEKIGDACRVVWNTALEQRRQYRRRGAFIGYVEQARQMAEAKKDFPWLAEAPSHTLQQTLRDLERACTRHGTFKVRWRSKRKSAPTFRFPDPEQITVERVNRRWGRVKLPKLGWVRFRWTRPLGGQLRNATVLKDGGRWYISFCVEDGLVESAPNGKPPVGVDRGVAVAVATSDGWLRDRQFVTAGEEKRLKRLQQQLARQRKGSNRRAATRAKLAKLNARIRARRTDFLAWTANRLTRDHGLVVVEDLNIKNMTASAKGTVEQPGQNVRQKAGLNRAVLAKGWGGLLTALEHKARRNGSRILRVPPAFTSQTCHACGHCAPDNRESQAVFRCRACGHLDHADVNAAKNILAAGLAVTGRGDLAVRRSAKRQPPVTEVA, from the coding sequence ATGCTGACCGGCCGCCGCTACCTACTTGCGGTCACCCCCGAGCAGGAGGAGTTCGCCGAGAAGATCGGTGACGCCTGCCGGGTTGTGTGGAACACCGCCTTGGAGCAGCGCCGACAGTACCGGCGGCGCGGCGCGTTCATCGGTTACGTGGAGCAGGCCCGGCAGATGGCCGAGGCCAAGAAGGACTTCCCGTGGCTGGCTGAGGCCCCGTCGCATACCCTTCAACAGACCCTTCGTGACCTGGAGCGGGCCTGCACGAGGCACGGGACGTTCAAGGTCCGCTGGCGGTCCAAGCGCAAGAGCGCGCCGACCTTCCGTTTTCCCGATCCGGAGCAAATCACCGTAGAACGGGTCAACCGCCGGTGGGGCAGGGTGAAGCTGCCGAAACTTGGCTGGGTGCGGTTCCGGTGGACACGCCCGCTCGGCGGGCAACTTCGCAATGCCACCGTGCTCAAGGACGGTGGCCGCTGGTACATCTCCTTCTGCGTCGAAGACGGGCTGGTGGAGTCCGCACCGAACGGCAAGCCACCAGTGGGTGTGGACCGGGGTGTGGCTGTCGCAGTCGCGACCTCCGATGGGTGGTTGCGCGACCGGCAGTTTGTCACCGCCGGGGAGGAAAAGCGCCTGAAGCGGCTTCAGCAGCAGCTCGCCCGGCAGCGGAAGGGCTCCAACCGGCGCGCGGCCACCCGGGCGAAGCTGGCCAAGCTGAACGCCCGCATCCGCGCCCGGCGTACCGACTTCCTGGCGTGGACCGCCAACCGCCTCACCCGTGACCACGGACTGGTCGTCGTCGAGGACCTGAACATCAAGAACATGACGGCCAGCGCGAAGGGAACCGTCGAACAGCCAGGCCAAAACGTCCGGCAGAAAGCCGGGCTGAACCGGGCGGTCCTGGCCAAGGGCTGGGGCGGACTGCTGACCGCCTTGGAGCACAAGGCTCGCCGCAACGGCTCCCGGATTCTGCGGGTGCCACCTGCGTTCACGTCGCAGACCTGCCATGCCTGCGGGCACTGCGCGCCGGACAACCGTGAGAGCCAAGCGGTGTTCCGGTGCCGCGCCTGCGGGCACCTGGACCACGCGGACGTGAACGCCGCGAAGAACATCCTCGCCGCCGGGCTGGCGGTGACAGGGCGTGGAGACCTCGCCGTTAGGCGGTCTGCGAAGCGCCAACCACCCGTGACCGAGGTCGCGTGA
- a CDS encoding cobalamin B12-binding domain-containing protein → MGGFGPIRVVVAKPGLDGHDRGAKVVARALRDAGMEVIYTGLHQTPEQIVETAIQEDADAIGLSILSGAHMTLFARVLELLRERDATDIKVFGGGIIPDADIPELKKLGVAEIFTPGTPTQVIVDWVRANLGQEEPQPA, encoded by the coding sequence ATGGGCGGGTTCGGCCCGATCCGCGTCGTCGTCGCCAAGCCCGGCCTCGACGGACATGACCGCGGCGCGAAGGTGGTGGCCCGAGCGCTGCGGGATGCCGGAATGGAGGTCATCTACACCGGGCTCCACCAGACCCCGGAGCAAATCGTGGAGACCGCGATCCAGGAGGACGCGGACGCGATCGGCCTGTCGATCCTGTCCGGCGCGCACATGACGCTGTTCGCTCGTGTACTGGAGTTGCTGCGCGAACGGGACGCGACGGACATCAAGGTGTTCGGCGGCGGCATCATCCCCGACGCCGACATCCCCGAGCTGAAGAAGCTGGGCGTGGCCGAGATCTTCACCCCGGGCACGCCGACTCAGGTGATCGTCGACTGGGTGCGCGCCAACCTCGGCCAGGAGGAACCCCAGCCGGCCTGA
- a CDS encoding M23 family metallopeptidase, translated as MAGKHRRATAPTSRRSQLNAAGIQPLPPQRAQGRVHSRIERRPEQRPPGRPASLGATPFAVAGVAAVAVAAVGGVALPGTDVEAARTDAAAADLALQRIPLDQQLHALRSDASVLAERASRAQERLELKEAQERARRLAEEQRRRAELLRPKYALPISGDYVITATFGDSGSRWSTVHKGLDFAVPSGTKVRAVADGTIIKAGWDHWWGWHMVIRHKDGTESYYCHLSSFVRRRGPVKAGETIARSGNTGNSSGPHLHLEIHIDGNPVDPARWLRKHGLDP; from the coding sequence GTGGCCGGCAAACATCGCCGGGCCACTGCCCCCACGTCACGTCGTTCCCAACTCAACGCGGCCGGTATCCAGCCGCTGCCGCCGCAGCGTGCGCAGGGCCGCGTCCACAGCCGGATCGAGCGCCGGCCGGAGCAGCGCCCGCCGGGGCGCCCCGCCAGCCTCGGGGCGACTCCGTTCGCGGTAGCCGGCGTGGCCGCCGTCGCGGTCGCCGCGGTCGGCGGCGTCGCCCTCCCCGGCACCGACGTCGAGGCGGCCCGCACCGACGCCGCAGCCGCCGATCTCGCACTCCAGCGCATCCCGCTGGACCAGCAGCTCCACGCGCTGCGGTCCGACGCCTCAGTGCTCGCGGAGCGCGCCAGCCGCGCGCAGGAACGGCTCGAGTTGAAGGAGGCCCAGGAGAGGGCCAGGCGCCTGGCCGAGGAGCAGCGTCGAAGGGCCGAGCTGCTGCGCCCCAAGTACGCCTTGCCGATCAGCGGCGACTACGTCATCACCGCCACGTTCGGCGACTCCGGCTCCCGCTGGTCGACCGTGCACAAGGGCCTCGACTTCGCGGTGCCCTCGGGGACCAAGGTCCGGGCCGTCGCCGACGGCACCATCATCAAGGCCGGCTGGGACCACTGGTGGGGCTGGCACATGGTGATCCGGCACAAGGACGGGACGGAGTCCTACTACTGCCACCTGTCGTCGTTCGTCCGGCGCCGCGGCCCGGTGAAGGCCGGCGAGACGATCGCGCGCTCCGGCAACACCGGCAACTCCAGCGGCCCGCATCTCCACCTGGAGATCCACATCGACGGCAACCCCGTCGACCCGGCCCGCTGGCTGCGCAAGCACGGCCTGGACCCGTAA
- a CDS encoding type II toxin-antitoxin system VapC family toxin, protein MRALADTSLFIGREQDRPLNGDLPEELVVSVVTVGELRLGVLMAATLEARSRRLETLRLVESLEPLPIDDQVAAAWSRLVAELRAAGRKAPINDTWIAATALAHDLPVATQDADYDHMPGLKVIRL, encoded by the coding sequence GTGAGGGCCCTCGCCGACACGAGCCTGTTCATCGGACGCGAACAGGACCGGCCGCTCAACGGGGACCTGCCCGAGGAACTCGTCGTGTCCGTCGTCACCGTGGGCGAGTTGCGGCTCGGCGTGCTCATGGCCGCCACCCTGGAGGCCCGGAGCAGGCGGCTGGAAACGCTGCGGCTCGTCGAGTCGCTGGAGCCGCTGCCCATCGACGACCAGGTCGCCGCCGCATGGTCGAGGCTGGTCGCCGAGCTCAGGGCAGCGGGCAGGAAAGCCCCGATCAACGACACGTGGATCGCCGCCACCGCGCTCGCCCACGACCTTCCCGTCGCCACCCAGGACGCCGACTACGACCACATGCCCGGTCTCAAGGTCATCCGGCTATAA
- a CDS encoding type II toxin-antitoxin system Phd/YefM family antitoxin encodes MGEPAEISVRDLRNHVSEVLRRVEAGERLRVTVDRRPVAQIIPLPLKREALPVAEFLRWRERTGGADPQLTDELRDVLADTTDDLEIG; translated from the coding sequence ATGGGTGAGCCAGCCGAGATCTCCGTGCGGGACCTGAGGAACCACGTGAGCGAGGTTCTTCGCCGGGTAGAGGCCGGCGAACGCCTCCGGGTGACCGTGGATCGCCGGCCGGTGGCCCAGATCATCCCCCTGCCACTGAAGCGGGAAGCGTTGCCGGTCGCCGAATTCCTCCGCTGGCGGGAGCGGACAGGCGGTGCGGATCCCCAGCTCACCGACGAGCTTCGTGACGTGCTGGCCGACACGACCGACGATCTGGAGATCGGGTGA
- the sucC gene encoding ADP-forming succinate--CoA ligase subunit beta — protein MDLYEYQAREIFAKHGVPVLPGEVVESPDEARAAAERLGGRVVVKAQVKTGGRGKAGGVKLAANPKEAVEKARAILGMDIKGHTVHRVMLTPAADIAEEYYVSFLLDRANRTFLAMATVEGGMDVEEVAATKPEALAKVFVNPLTGVDAAKAREIVEAARFPAEVADQVADVLQILWKVFTAEDATLVEVNPLVKTGDGKILALDAKVTLDDNAEFRHPEHAAFIDKAATDPLEQRAKEKDLNYVKLDGEVGIIGNGAGLVMSTLDVVAYAGEDLDGGVKPANFLDIGGGASAEVMANGLEIILSDPAVKSVFVNVFGGITACDAVANGIIQALKLLEDRGEELTKPLVVRLDGNNAEEGRRILTEAAHPLIQQVDTMDGAARRAAELAAK, from the coding sequence GTGGACCTGTACGAGTACCAGGCGAGGGAGATCTTCGCCAAGCACGGCGTGCCGGTACTTCCCGGCGAAGTCGTCGAGAGCCCGGACGAGGCGCGAGCCGCAGCCGAGCGGCTGGGTGGGCGCGTCGTGGTCAAGGCCCAGGTCAAGACCGGCGGCCGGGGCAAGGCGGGGGGCGTCAAGCTCGCCGCGAACCCGAAGGAGGCCGTCGAGAAGGCCCGGGCGATCCTCGGCATGGACATCAAGGGCCACACCGTGCACCGGGTGATGCTGACCCCGGCCGCGGACATCGCCGAGGAGTACTACGTCTCCTTCCTCCTCGACCGCGCCAACCGTACCTTCCTGGCCATGGCCACCGTCGAGGGCGGCATGGACGTCGAGGAGGTCGCGGCCACCAAGCCCGAGGCGCTGGCCAAGGTCTTCGTCAACCCCCTGACCGGTGTGGACGCGGCCAAGGCGCGGGAGATCGTCGAGGCCGCGAGGTTCCCGGCCGAGGTCGCCGACCAGGTCGCCGACGTGCTGCAGATCCTCTGGAAGGTGTTCACCGCCGAGGACGCCACGCTGGTCGAGGTCAACCCGCTGGTGAAGACCGGCGACGGCAAGATCCTGGCGCTCGACGCGAAGGTCACGCTCGACGACAACGCCGAATTCCGCCACCCGGAGCACGCGGCGTTCATCGACAAGGCCGCGACCGACCCGCTGGAGCAGCGGGCCAAGGAGAAGGACCTCAACTACGTCAAGCTCGACGGCGAGGTCGGCATCATCGGCAACGGCGCCGGCCTGGTCATGAGCACGCTCGACGTGGTCGCCTATGCCGGCGAGGATCTGGACGGCGGCGTCAAGCCGGCCAACTTCCTGGACATCGGCGGTGGCGCCTCGGCCGAGGTGATGGCCAACGGCCTGGAGATCATCCTCTCCGACCCGGCCGTGAAGAGCGTGTTCGTCAACGTCTTCGGCGGCATCACCGCCTGCGACGCGGTGGCGAACGGCATCATCCAGGCGCTGAAGCTGCTGGAGGACCGCGGTGAGGAGCTGACCAAGCCGTTGGTCGTGCGGCTCGACGGGAACAACGCCGAGGAAGGCCGCCGCATCCTCACCGAGGCGGCGCACCCGCTCATCCAGCAGGTGGACACCATGGACGGGGCCGCGCGGCGCGCCGCCGAGCTCGCGGCGAAGTAA
- a CDS encoding C40 family peptidase, translated as MRLLLALCTTAVAASVLLPGSVQAQPEPSLQDVQRQVEALYGQAEVSTEKYNGLQEKLQEKQKQLQLINQRIARQQKKLEEMRKTIGAIASAQYRNGGMDTTLQLLLANNPQKFLEQAASLDQLTQQQADQLRRIAASQQQLNSDKRAAAREIAEIEQLRKQMEAHKNEIVGNLNKAQRLLNGLKAEQRRKLQAADRGDDVKYIGAASGDAAIAIEFARRQLGEPYEWGATGPDSWDCSGLTMRAWEQAGVDIPRTSQAQYDALRKVPRSQLRPGDLVFFGYNGEVSHVGIYVGNGRMIHATHPGSTVQLDPVDSMNKPYIGAARP; from the coding sequence ATGAGGTTGCTTCTGGCCCTGTGCACCACGGCCGTCGCGGCCAGCGTTCTCCTACCCGGATCCGTCCAGGCCCAGCCGGAACCGTCCCTGCAGGACGTGCAGCGGCAGGTCGAGGCCCTGTACGGGCAGGCTGAGGTCTCCACGGAGAAGTACAACGGCCTGCAGGAGAAGCTTCAAGAGAAGCAGAAGCAGCTCCAGCTGATCAACCAGCGCATCGCCCGGCAGCAGAAGAAGCTCGAGGAGATGCGCAAGACGATCGGGGCGATCGCGTCCGCGCAGTACCGCAACGGCGGCATGGACACGACGCTCCAGCTGCTTCTGGCCAACAACCCGCAGAAGTTCCTCGAGCAGGCCGCGAGCCTCGACCAGTTGACGCAGCAGCAGGCCGACCAGCTCCGCCGGATCGCAGCCTCACAGCAGCAGTTGAACAGCGACAAGCGGGCCGCGGCCCGGGAGATCGCCGAGATCGAGCAGCTGCGCAAGCAGATGGAGGCCCACAAGAACGAGATCGTGGGCAACCTGAACAAGGCGCAGCGGCTGCTCAACGGGCTCAAGGCCGAGCAGCGCCGCAAGCTCCAGGCCGCTGATCGCGGCGACGACGTCAAGTACATCGGCGCGGCCAGCGGCGACGCCGCGATCGCGATCGAGTTCGCTCGGCGCCAGCTGGGCGAGCCGTACGAGTGGGGTGCGACCGGCCCGGACTCGTGGGACTGCTCGGGTCTCACCATGAGGGCTTGGGAGCAGGCCGGGGTGGACATCCCGCGCACCTCCCAGGCCCAGTACGACGCGCTCCGTAAGGTGCCGCGCAGCCAGCTACGCCCCGGTGACCTGGTGTTCTTCGGATACAACGGGGAGGTCAGCCACGTCGGCATCTACGTCGGGAACGGGCGCATGATCCATGCCACCCACCCGGGCAGCACCGTGCAGCTGGACCCGGTGGACAGCATGAACAAGCCGTACATCGGCGCCGCCCGCCCGTGA
- a CDS encoding pentapeptide repeat-containing protein — translation MDALPDHPGTRTPEELLRHEREIEDTDFSGMDLRKLVGDPGEEPYVFCRCDFTEANLRGVNLRAAKFEDCRLAHADLTGAFLDETTRVGGRHRSSS, via the coding sequence GTGGACGCACTGCCCGACCACCCCGGAACCCGCACGCCCGAGGAGTTGCTGCGCCACGAGCGTGAGATCGAGGACACCGACTTCTCCGGGATGGACCTGCGCAAGCTCGTCGGCGACCCTGGCGAGGAGCCCTACGTCTTCTGCCGATGCGACTTCACCGAGGCCAATCTGCGGGGCGTCAATCTGCGCGCCGCGAAGTTCGAGGACTGCAGGCTCGCCCACGCCGACCTCACCGGGGCGTTCCTCGACGAGACCACCCGGGTCGGCGGTCGGCATCGTTCCTCGTCCTGA
- the tnpA gene encoding IS200/IS605 family transposase has translation MAVTLRSNGNVVFQCAYHVVWCPKYRRRVLGGRIEERLKDIIREVVDEKGAWLVEMEVMPDHVHLLVEVDPRYGIHRLVKAIKGRSSRVLREEFPHLKSRLPTLWTNSYFVATVGGAPLAVVKRYVEQQKGR, from the coding sequence GTGGCTGTAACACTGCGGTCGAACGGCAACGTCGTCTTCCAGTGCGCGTACCACGTCGTGTGGTGCCCAAAGTACCGGCGGCGCGTGCTGGGCGGCCGGATCGAAGAGCGGTTGAAGGACATCATCCGCGAAGTGGTGGACGAGAAAGGGGCATGGCTCGTGGAGATGGAGGTCATGCCCGACCACGTCCATCTGCTGGTCGAAGTCGATCCGCGGTACGGCATCCACCGCCTGGTGAAGGCCATCAAGGGCCGCTCGTCCCGCGTGCTGCGGGAGGAGTTCCCGCACCTGAAGTCGCGGTTGCCGACGTTGTGGACGAACTCCTACTTCGTAGCCACGGTCGGCGGCGCGCCACTGGCGGTGGTGAAGCGGTACGTCGAGCAGCAGAAGGGCCGCTGA
- a CDS encoding pentapeptide repeat-containing protein, with the protein MCAPRSSRTAGSPTPTSPGRSSTRPPGSAVGIVPRPDRRRSRRRDLPRHRPGELPLGRRGDQRLPLPRLPAHRSGLHQGPRHRLRVRPLPAEDGHPPGLDFSGRRLGRLNFSGADLGGANFTNAIFDECSLHGANLRGAKFTGADLRGADLGDISLNDTPNLKGAIISVAQANTLLAGLGLQVLPE; encoded by the coding sequence ATCTGCGCGCCGCGAAGTTCGAGGACTGCAGGCTCGCCCACGCCGACCTCACCGGGGCGTTCCTCGACGAGACCACCCGGGTCGGCGGTCGGCATCGTTCCTCGTCCTGACAGACGCCGAAGCCGAAGACGCGACCTTCCGCGGCATCGACCTGGCGAACTCCCGCTGGGGCGGCGCGGTGATCAGCGGCTGCCGCTTCCTCGACTGCCGGCTCACCGGAGCGGCCTTCACCAAGGTCCGAGGCATCGGCTACGAGTTCGCCCGCTGCCTGCTGAAGATGGCCATCCTCCCGGGCTGGACTTCTCCGGCCGACGCCTCGGGCGGCTCAACTTCAGCGGCGCCGACCTCGGCGGAGCCAACTTCACCAACGCGATCTTCGACGAATGCAGCCTCCACGGCGCGAACCTGCGCGGAGCGAAGTTCACCGGTGCCGACCTGCGCGGCGCGGACCTCGGCGACATCAGCCTCAACGACACCCCCAACCTCAAGGGCGCGATCATCTCGGTCGCCCAGGCGAACACGCTGCTAGCCGGACTCGGCCTCCAGGTCCTCCCGGAGTGA